The Agromyces sp. LHK192 genome includes a window with the following:
- a CDS encoding ornithine cyclodeaminase family protein has translation MTMSIPFLDAAAMRSALPPAAAVAAIRAVLAAGFAPSSDRPRSAVPLTDGELLIMPSEVGETAGIKVLTVAPSNPRRGMPRIQGLYVLFDPQTLAPRLLLDGAALTTIRTPAVSIAAVEPMLRRGREPLRVVVYGAGPQARAHVETLRAVLGPSRTIEDVTFVTRSPAGSAAAYSEAADSEAAGSKPATEATARAGLIICATTAREPVFDSRILRPDAIVIAVGSHEADARELDSALMARATVVVEDAATARRECGDVVLAVAEGALDPERLVAMDAVIRGEASIAAGRPIVFKSSGMSWEDLVIAEAIARAREVGR, from the coding sequence ATGACCATGTCCATCCCGTTCCTCGACGCCGCCGCGATGCGCTCGGCCCTTCCTCCTGCGGCCGCGGTCGCGGCGATCAGGGCAGTGCTGGCGGCGGGGTTCGCCCCGTCGAGCGACCGTCCGCGGTCGGCCGTGCCGCTCACCGACGGGGAGCTCCTCATCATGCCGTCCGAGGTCGGCGAGACCGCCGGCATCAAGGTGCTCACCGTGGCGCCATCCAATCCGCGACGGGGGATGCCTCGGATCCAAGGGCTCTACGTCCTGTTCGACCCGCAGACGCTCGCGCCGCGCCTGCTGCTCGACGGCGCCGCGCTGACCACGATCCGCACACCGGCGGTGTCGATCGCGGCCGTCGAGCCGATGCTCCGGCGCGGGCGTGAACCGTTGCGGGTGGTCGTGTACGGCGCGGGCCCGCAGGCGCGGGCGCACGTCGAGACGCTGAGGGCAGTGCTCGGGCCGTCGCGCACGATCGAGGATGTCACGTTCGTCACGCGCTCGCCCGCCGGCTCTGCGGCTGCGTACTCGGAGGCGGCGGACTCGGAGGCAGCGGGCTCGAAACCGGCGACCGAGGCGACCGCACGCGCCGGGCTCATCATCTGCGCGACCACGGCCCGAGAGCCGGTGTTCGATTCGCGGATCCTCCGCCCGGATGCGATCGTGATCGCCGTCGGCTCGCACGAAGCGGACGCCCGGGAGCTCGACTCGGCGCTGATGGCGCGCGCCACCGTCGTCGTCGAGGACGCGGCGACCGCGCGCCGCGAGTGCGGTGACGTCGTGCTCGCCGTGGCCGAGGGCGCGCTCGATCCGGAGCGCCTGGTCGCGATGGACGCGGTGATCCGCGGCGAGGCATCGATCGCGGCCGGGCGTCCGATCGTGTTCAAGAGCTCGGGGATGTCATGGGAGGACCTCGTGATCGCCGAGGCGATCGCCCGGGCCCGGGAGGTCGGACGATGA
- a CDS encoding proline racemase family protein, with product MPNARETYETVDYHTGGEPFRIVPDPPFAIPGDRVAERRVAAMGSPEIERVRRLLCFEPRGHADMYGGFIVAPDDDGAHLGVLFWHKDGFSTACGHGTIALGTWAVETGLVPADASGVTDVLIDVPSGRVTARVHTDADGAVVAVDFRNVASYLIAERVPVATSRGEVIVDLAFGGAIYAQLDAASVGLTVSPEHAAEIIAIGREVKWALNDSELARHPIDDRLSGVYGTIVFEDLGADASGALHQRNATVFADGELDRSPCGSGTCARVATLSATGRLAAGATLVHDSIVGSRFLASTVGTTEVAGRPAVLPQVTGTAFATGTHRFTVDPRDTLVPGFVLR from the coding sequence TTGCCGAACGCGCGCGAGACGTACGAGACCGTCGACTATCACACGGGCGGGGAGCCGTTCCGGATCGTCCCCGACCCGCCGTTCGCGATTCCGGGCGACCGGGTCGCCGAACGCCGGGTCGCGGCGATGGGGTCGCCCGAGATCGAGCGCGTCCGACGGCTCCTGTGCTTCGAACCGCGCGGCCACGCCGACATGTACGGCGGGTTCATCGTCGCGCCCGACGACGACGGCGCGCACCTCGGGGTCCTGTTCTGGCACAAGGACGGCTTCTCCACCGCGTGCGGGCACGGCACCATCGCGCTCGGCACCTGGGCGGTGGAGACCGGTCTCGTGCCCGCCGACGCCTCGGGCGTCACGGACGTGCTCATCGACGTCCCGTCCGGCCGAGTCACCGCGCGGGTGCACACGGATGCCGACGGCGCCGTCGTCGCGGTGGACTTCCGCAACGTCGCGAGCTACCTGATCGCCGAGCGCGTGCCCGTGGCCACCTCGCGCGGCGAGGTGATCGTCGACCTCGCGTTCGGCGGCGCGATCTACGCCCAGCTGGATGCCGCGAGCGTCGGGCTCACGGTTTCCCCGGAGCATGCGGCGGAGATCATCGCGATCGGCCGCGAGGTGAAGTGGGCCCTGAACGACTCCGAGCTCGCGCGGCATCCGATCGACGATCGCCTGAGCGGCGTCTACGGAACCATCGTCTTCGAGGACCTGGGTGCGGATGCCTCGGGCGCGCTGCACCAGCGCAACGCCACGGTCTTCGCCGACGGCGAGCTGGACCGGTCGCCGTGCGGCTCCGGCACGTGCGCGCGCGTCGCCACGCTGAGCGCGACGGGCAGGCTCGCCGCCGGCGCGACGCTCGTGCACGACTCGATCGTCGGCTCGCGGTTCCTGGCCTCCACCGTCGGAACGACCGAGGTCGCGGGGCGACCGGCCGTGCTGCCGCAGGTCACGGGCACGGCGTTCGCGACCGGCACGCACCGGTTCACGGTCGATCCACGCGACACGCTCGTGCCGGGATTCGTGCTCCGATGA
- a CDS encoding TIM barrel protein yields MVRASGMSISTVCLSGTLEDKVRAAAAAGFSGVELLEYDLVMSAWSPGRLAQEAADLGLSIDVYQPFHVEPVPPERLAGFLRRAERKFDVLDDLGARVLVCCSSRSDDGVDDDDLAAGQLHALAERAGARGIRLAFEAVPWGRVRTHEEAWRLVSGVDHPALGLCLDSFHVLSASNDVAAVERIDVGRVFHVQLADAPRLNLDVREWSLHSRVFPGQGVLDVAGFLRRLAAEGYAGPVALEVFNDVYQQEDPRHTATDAMRAVRALAETLEADDVDGPLGAIAAALPPAPLLKGFAYAELAVDQVSAPIVARTLDALGFANSGRQASRSVELWEQGTARILLNPDPERSVDPASASICSLAVESSDPAGSLRRAEALMAPDVVRRRVGDVHDGGAVATPDGIALHFRAPEPAPDDGVAPESVRASLVDAIDHVAITESIDDFDQSALFLRTVLGLVPGPSSETTAPFGVIRSWSATDPGGRVRVALSTSPLRRGDWAPGVSSPQLVAFSTRDAIGAARAMRARGAPILRMPDNYYDDLDARLDLPPGFIDELRELSILYDRDERGEFLHFFTEMLGSRIFFEVVQRIGDYAGFGDPRSVPLRMTAHRRQRMRMLASAPTEVPAAGRHDYSLAHLTALSLTPPELVDAAAAAGYRYVGLRMTKVTTQEPHYPLANDPRLMRATKTHLAATGVEVLDIELARVTSGDDPRDFLRFLEAGAELGAKHVITQLPDADFARKSDRFAELCALARPLGLTMDLEFPSWTETPNLTEATRVLREADQPNAGLLIDVLHFARSRSSLADLRALPPEWFHYAHVCDAPGDIPASTADLIHTARFERLFPGEGELDMFGILAALPAGLPYALEIPRAMLVAQVGPKEHARLAIAAAREHLDAVEGVR; encoded by the coding sequence ATGGTCCGCGCATCCGGCATGTCCATCTCGACGGTCTGCCTCTCGGGCACGCTCGAGGACAAGGTCCGCGCGGCCGCGGCCGCCGGCTTCTCCGGCGTGGAGCTGCTCGAGTACGACCTCGTCATGTCGGCCTGGTCGCCGGGTCGCCTCGCCCAGGAGGCCGCCGACCTCGGTCTGTCGATCGACGTCTACCAGCCGTTCCACGTCGAGCCGGTGCCGCCGGAACGGCTCGCCGGGTTCCTCCGCCGCGCCGAGCGGAAGTTCGACGTGCTCGACGACCTGGGTGCGCGCGTGCTCGTCTGTTGCTCGTCGAGGAGCGACGACGGCGTCGACGACGACGACCTCGCGGCCGGACAGCTCCACGCGCTGGCCGAACGCGCCGGCGCACGAGGCATCCGGCTGGCGTTCGAAGCGGTGCCATGGGGGCGCGTGCGGACCCATGAGGAGGCATGGCGGCTGGTGTCGGGTGTCGACCACCCGGCGCTGGGCCTGTGCCTCGACAGCTTCCACGTGCTGTCGGCCTCGAACGACGTGGCCGCCGTCGAACGGATCGACGTCGGCAGGGTGTTCCACGTGCAGCTCGCCGACGCGCCGCGCCTGAACCTCGACGTCCGCGAGTGGAGCCTGCACTCGCGCGTGTTCCCCGGTCAGGGCGTGCTCGACGTGGCCGGGTTCCTCCGGCGCCTCGCCGCGGAGGGCTACGCCGGTCCCGTCGCGCTCGAGGTCTTCAACGACGTCTACCAGCAGGAGGACCCTCGGCACACGGCGACCGACGCGATGCGCGCCGTCCGCGCGCTCGCCGAGACCCTCGAGGCCGACGACGTCGACGGACCCCTCGGGGCGATCGCAGCCGCACTCCCGCCGGCCCCGCTGCTCAAGGGGTTCGCGTACGCCGAACTCGCGGTCGACCAGGTCTCGGCGCCGATCGTCGCCCGCACCCTCGACGCGCTCGGGTTCGCGAACAGCGGGCGGCAGGCGTCGCGATCCGTCGAGCTGTGGGAGCAGGGAACGGCGAGGATCCTGCTCAACCCCGACCCCGAGCGCTCGGTCGATCCGGCGAGCGCGTCGATCTGCTCGCTCGCCGTGGAGAGCAGCGATCCCGCGGGCTCGCTGCGTCGCGCCGAGGCCCTGATGGCGCCGGACGTCGTGCGGCGCCGCGTCGGCGACGTGCACGACGGCGGCGCTGTCGCCACGCCCGACGGCATCGCGCTGCACTTCCGCGCACCCGAACCGGCGCCGGACGACGGCGTCGCGCCGGAGTCCGTGCGCGCGTCCCTGGTCGACGCCATCGACCACGTCGCGATCACCGAGTCGATCGACGACTTCGACCAGTCCGCGCTGTTCCTCCGGACGGTGCTCGGGCTCGTTCCGGGCCCGTCCTCGGAGACCACCGCGCCGTTCGGGGTCATCCGGAGCTGGTCGGCGACCGACCCGGGCGGGCGCGTGCGCGTCGCGCTGAGTACGTCGCCGCTGCGCCGCGGCGACTGGGCTCCCGGCGTGTCGAGCCCGCAACTCGTGGCGTTCTCCACCCGGGATGCGATCGGCGCGGCGAGGGCGATGCGCGCGCGCGGAGCGCCGATCCTCCGCATGCCCGACAACTACTACGACGACCTCGATGCCCGACTCGACCTGCCGCCCGGGTTCATCGACGAGCTGCGCGAGCTGTCGATCCTGTACGACCGCGACGAGCGCGGGGAGTTCCTGCACTTCTTCACCGAGATGCTGGGCTCGCGCATCTTCTTCGAGGTCGTCCAGCGCATCGGCGACTACGCCGGGTTCGGCGATCCGCGGAGCGTCCCGCTGCGGATGACCGCGCATCGCCGACAGCGGATGCGCATGCTCGCGAGCGCACCGACGGAGGTGCCGGCCGCGGGGCGCCACGACTACTCGCTCGCGCACCTGACCGCGCTGAGCCTGACCCCGCCGGAACTCGTCGACGCCGCGGCCGCGGCGGGCTACCGGTACGTGGGCCTCCGGATGACCAAGGTCACCACGCAGGAGCCGCACTATCCGCTCGCCAACGACCCGCGGCTGATGCGGGCGACGAAGACCCATCTCGCCGCGACCGGCGTCGAGGTGCTCGACATCGAGCTGGCACGGGTGACGTCCGGCGACGATCCCCGGGACTTCCTGCGGTTCCTCGAGGCCGGAGCCGAGCTCGGTGCGAAGCACGTGATCACGCAGCTGCCCGATGCGGACTTCGCTCGGAAGTCGGACCGATTCGCCGAGCTGTGCGCGCTCGCGCGACCGCTGGGCCTGACGATGGACCTCGAGTTCCCGTCGTGGACCGAGACGCCGAACCTCACCGAGGCGACGCGGGTGCTGCGCGAAGCCGATCAGCCCAATGCGGGCCTGCTGATCGACGTGCTGCACTTCGCCAGGTCGCGCTCGAGCCTCGCCGACCTGCGCGCCCTTCCGCCGGAGTGGTTCCACTACGCCCACGTCTGCGATGCCCCCGGCGACATCCCCGCCTCGACGGCGGACCTCATCCACACCGCCCGCTTCGAACGCCTGTTCCCCGGCGAGGGGGAGCTGGACATGTTCGGCATCCTCGCGGCGCTTCCGGCTGGGCTTCCGTACGCATTGGAGATCCCGCGCGCGATGCTCGTGGCGCAGGTGGGCCCGAAGGAGCATGCGCGGCTCGCGATCGCCGCGGCGCGGGAGCATCTCGATGCGGTCGAGGGCGTGCGGTGA
- a CDS encoding thiamine pyrophosphate-binding protein yields MKDLVSNQIVRYLESRDVEHVFGLCGHTNIALLAALEQSEQIAFVNVRHEQIAAHAADGYARAGRRTGVVLTHLGPGLTNATTGVANAALDSIPMVVIAGDIPSHYFGKHPHQEVNLHSDASQYEIYRPFVKRAWRVDQPHLVAEVLDKAFTLAESGRPGPVLVDVPMDVFSAEVDVAPFDRVISNTRSLAKPGLDEAVAERIVRNLLDAERPVLYVGGGIVGADAAAELAEFAGLLSLPVAHSLMGKGALPDDSPLVLGMTGFWGTALTNRTTRTADWILALGTRFAEADSSSWYPEYTFDIPKTRLMQVDIDPAELGRNYPLEIGAIADLKAALTALLRVARRLAPDGVRRDGLVAEIAEDRSARKRGNADAQASDAWPMRPERILAETREVLPADAIITTDVGWNKNGVGQQFDILTPGTFLTPGGFATMGFGGPAAVGAKMAHPDRVVVSLVGDGGFGQNPAVLSTAREEQVAAVWVVMNNNAFGTIAGLEKAAFDTTYGTVFGTDTDPMYTDFAAIAEAYGVTGIRVESAAEFKPALERAIALGRPVVIDVSMVNVPTPTTGHWNILDIYNPGETVEHVATE; encoded by the coding sequence ATGAAGGACCTCGTGTCGAACCAGATCGTCCGGTATCTGGAGTCACGGGACGTCGAGCACGTCTTCGGACTGTGCGGGCACACCAACATCGCACTGCTCGCCGCGCTCGAGCAGAGCGAGCAGATCGCGTTCGTGAACGTGCGGCACGAGCAGATCGCGGCCCACGCGGCCGACGGCTACGCCCGGGCGGGCCGGCGCACCGGCGTCGTGCTCACGCACCTCGGCCCGGGGCTCACGAACGCGACCACGGGCGTGGCGAACGCGGCACTCGACTCCATCCCGATGGTCGTCATCGCGGGCGACATCCCGAGCCACTATTTCGGCAAGCACCCGCACCAGGAGGTCAACCTCCACTCGGATGCCTCCCAGTACGAGATCTACCGGCCGTTCGTGAAGCGCGCGTGGCGGGTCGACCAGCCGCACCTCGTCGCGGAGGTGCTCGACAAGGCGTTCACGCTCGCCGAGAGCGGCCGACCCGGGCCGGTGCTCGTCGACGTGCCGATGGACGTCTTCTCGGCCGAGGTCGACGTCGCACCGTTCGACCGGGTGATCTCGAACACGCGGTCGCTGGCCAAGCCCGGCCTCGACGAGGCGGTCGCCGAGCGGATCGTGCGGAACCTCCTCGACGCCGAACGGCCCGTGCTCTACGTCGGCGGCGGCATCGTCGGCGCGGACGCCGCAGCCGAGCTCGCGGAGTTCGCCGGCCTGCTGTCGCTGCCCGTCGCGCACAGCCTCATGGGCAAGGGCGCACTGCCCGACGACAGCCCGCTCGTGCTCGGCATGACGGGCTTCTGGGGCACTGCGCTCACCAACCGGACGACCCGGACCGCCGACTGGATCCTCGCGCTCGGAACCCGCTTCGCGGAGGCGGACTCGAGCTCCTGGTACCCGGAGTACACCTTCGACATCCCGAAGACCAGGCTCATGCAGGTCGACATCGATCCCGCCGAGCTCGGCCGCAACTATCCGCTCGAGATCGGTGCGATCGCCGACCTCAAGGCCGCGCTGACCGCGCTCCTGCGCGTCGCCCGTCGGCTGGCACCGGATGGGGTCCGACGTGACGGTCTCGTGGCGGAGATCGCCGAAGACCGATCAGCCCGGAAGCGTGGGAACGCCGACGCCCAAGCCTCGGACGCGTGGCCGATGCGGCCGGAGCGGATCCTCGCCGAGACGCGCGAGGTCCTCCCGGCGGACGCCATCATCACGACCGACGTCGGCTGGAACAAGAACGGCGTCGGGCAGCAGTTCGACATCCTCACTCCGGGCACGTTCCTGACCCCCGGCGGCTTCGCGACCATGGGGTTCGGGGGGCCTGCGGCGGTCGGCGCCAAGATGGCGCACCCCGACCGCGTCGTCGTCTCGCTGGTCGGCGACGGGGGATTCGGACAGAACCCCGCCGTGCTCTCGACGGCGCGGGAAGAGCAGGTCGCCGCCGTGTGGGTGGTCATGAACAACAACGCGTTCGGCACCATCGCGGGCCTCGAGAAGGCCGCGTTCGACACGACGTACGGCACGGTCTTCGGCACCGACACGGATCCGATGTACACCGACTTCGCGGCGATCGCCGAGGCGTACGGCGTGACGGGCATCAGGGTCGAGTCCGCCGCCGAGTTCAAGCCGGCACTCGAACGCGCGATCGCCCTCGGCCGCCCGGTGGTGATCGACGTCTCGATGGTCAACGTGCCGACCCCGACCACCGGCCACTGGAACATCCTCGACATCTACAACCCGGGGGAGACCGTCGAGCACGTCGCCACCGAGTGA
- a CDS encoding citryl-CoA lyase: MTTEQEALPGPDAAGDDAAIVEEARRWWRTDIIDVRPGEIALRGYPIEQLIGNAGFVDTIWLMVRGELPAPAEAALFEAALVASVDHGPQAPSIAIARMATTCGVPVNGAMASAINVLDDIHGGPGQQCMELYLEIDREVDEPGDLEDAVRTVLARHRAAGVRYIPGFGHRWHPLDPRTPRLLSLVDDAVADGVVEGRFARIGRAVEDEIARGRPKRIPMNVDGVTAVIYCELGLTPELGRGVFILARSVGILAHTVEQMAQGGRIKGPMPKSIGYTYTGPARRSVPGARDERRSSS, translated from the coding sequence GTGACCACCGAGCAGGAAGCCCTCCCCGGTCCGGATGCCGCGGGCGACGACGCGGCGATCGTCGAGGAGGCCCGGCGGTGGTGGCGGACCGACATCATCGACGTGCGGCCGGGTGAGATCGCGCTGCGCGGGTATCCCATCGAGCAGCTCATCGGCAACGCGGGATTCGTCGACACGATCTGGCTGATGGTGCGCGGCGAGCTGCCCGCCCCGGCCGAGGCCGCGTTGTTCGAGGCCGCCCTGGTGGCATCCGTCGACCACGGCCCGCAGGCCCCGTCGATCGCGATCGCCCGGATGGCGACCACGTGCGGCGTGCCGGTCAACGGCGCGATGGCCTCGGCGATCAACGTGCTCGACGACATCCACGGCGGCCCCGGCCAGCAGTGCATGGAGCTCTACCTCGAGATCGACCGCGAGGTCGACGAACCCGGCGACCTCGAGGATGCGGTGCGGACCGTGCTCGCCCGGCACCGGGCAGCCGGCGTGAGGTACATCCCGGGGTTCGGGCACCGGTGGCATCCGCTCGACCCGCGGACCCCCCGGCTGCTGTCGCTCGTGGACGACGCGGTCGCCGACGGTGTCGTCGAAGGCCGCTTCGCCCGGATCGGGCGGGCCGTCGAGGACGAGATCGCCCGCGGCAGGCCGAAGCGGATCCCGATGAACGTCGACGGCGTCACGGCCGTCATCTACTGCGAACTGGGCCTGACGCCCGAGCTCGGGCGCGGAGTGTTCATCCTCGCGCGCTCGGTCGGCATCCTCGCCCACACGGTGGAGCAGATGGCACAGGGCGGCCGGATCAAGGGGCCGATGCCGAAGTCCATCGGATACACGTACACGGGGCCGGCCCGCAGATCGGTCCCTGGCGCACGCGACGAACGAAGGAGCAGTTCATGA
- a CDS encoding aldehyde dehydrogenase family protein — protein MAAAAPKSLSPEQEHELDEVFARARAALAIIETYDQERVDRLIRAIAWAVANRSSFERLVAMGIEESGLGDFDSRMNKRMKIRGVLRDALRSPSVGVIEEDLERGLVKYGKPVGVIGCVVPTTNPDLTPAGNAIYAVKARDVVVFSPHPRSKDTTLETVRLMREALEAEGAPADILQCITLPSLAASQEIMRRADLVIATGGQGLVRAAYSSGTPAYGVGAGNATEFVDDTADLRETARNCMLSKTSDFGSGCSADGNVLVPSTRYRDMIDALVAEGGHLATSDERDALRSVMWDDEGHRLPDTVAVSPQALARAAGFEIPDDRRFILVEGDGIAEDRQFCKEKLTTLMAVHAYDGSFEDGVEVAKRLYDIGGKGHSCGIASTDDAHIDYFARHMPVSRIMVRQPNSKANAGAFTNGMPMTSSMGCGTWGGNITSENVSLRHYLNTTWVSRTIPEDRPTDQELFGEFYDAALEQVAPTGAASTGAATS, from the coding sequence ATGGCCGCTGCTGCACCCAAGTCCCTGTCGCCCGAACAGGAGCACGAACTCGACGAGGTGTTCGCCCGGGCGCGCGCCGCCCTCGCGATCATCGAGACCTACGACCAGGAGCGGGTCGACCGGCTGATCCGGGCGATCGCGTGGGCGGTTGCGAACCGGTCCTCGTTCGAACGTCTCGTCGCCATGGGCATCGAGGAGTCGGGTCTCGGCGACTTCGACAGCCGGATGAACAAGCGCATGAAGATCCGCGGCGTCCTGCGTGACGCGCTCCGCAGCCCGTCGGTGGGAGTCATCGAGGAGGATCTCGAGCGGGGACTCGTCAAGTACGGCAAGCCCGTCGGCGTGATCGGCTGCGTGGTGCCGACGACGAACCCCGACCTCACCCCGGCCGGCAATGCGATCTACGCGGTCAAGGCCCGCGATGTCGTCGTGTTCTCGCCGCACCCGCGGTCGAAGGACACGACCCTGGAGACCGTCCGCCTCATGCGCGAGGCGCTGGAGGCGGAGGGCGCACCGGCGGACATCCTGCAGTGCATCACGTTGCCGAGCCTCGCGGCGTCGCAGGAGATCATGCGCCGTGCCGACCTGGTGATCGCGACCGGGGGACAGGGCCTGGTGCGCGCGGCCTACAGTTCGGGAACGCCGGCATACGGCGTGGGTGCCGGCAACGCGACGGAGTTCGTCGACGACACCGCCGACCTGCGGGAGACGGCGCGCAACTGCATGCTGTCGAAGACGTCGGACTTCGGTTCGGGATGCTCGGCCGACGGCAACGTGCTGGTGCCGTCGACCCGGTACCGCGACATGATCGACGCGCTGGTGGCCGAAGGGGGCCACCTCGCGACATCCGACGAACGCGACGCGCTGCGGTCCGTGATGTGGGACGACGAGGGGCACCGCCTGCCCGACACCGTCGCGGTGTCGCCGCAGGCGCTCGCGCGAGCGGCCGGGTTCGAGATCCCCGACGATCGCCGGTTCATCCTGGTCGAGGGCGACGGCATCGCCGAGGACCGCCAGTTCTGCAAGGAGAAGCTGACCACGCTCATGGCGGTCCATGCCTACGACGGCAGCTTCGAAGACGGCGTCGAGGTCGCCAAGCGGCTCTACGACATCGGCGGCAAGGGCCACTCGTGCGGCATCGCGTCGACCGATGACGCGCACATCGACTACTTCGCGCGCCACATGCCGGTGTCGCGCATCATGGTCCGCCAGCCGAACTCGAAGGCGAACGCCGGCGCGTTCACCAACGGCATGCCGATGACCTCGTCGATGGGCTGCGGCACCTGGGGCGGCAACATCACCTCGGAGAACGTGTCGCTTCGCCACTACCTCAACACGACCTGGGTCTCGCGGACCATCCCCGAAGACCGCCCGACCGACCAGGAGCTGTTCGGCGAGTTCTACGACGCCGCCCTCGAACAGGTCGCGCCGACCGGGGCCGCATCGACCGGGGCCGCGACGTCGTGA